Proteins found in one Alphaproteobacteria bacterium genomic segment:
- the ftsE gene encoding cell division ATP-binding protein FtsE yields the protein MIRFENVGMRYGIGPEVLRDISFFLDQGSFHFLTGQSGAGKSTLLSLIYLARRPTRGSVEIFGRDMGSAPRDTWPAIRQRIGVVYQDFRLISHLTAFDNVALPLRLAGAGEDRIRRHVTELLEWVGLENQIDALPATLSGGEQQRVAIARAVINRPDLLVADEPTGNVDDQIALRLLYLFEEMNKLGTTILIATHNPMLLRRFPHPRLALRQGELTLAQAPSDAAADGAVAPANPEPG from the coding sequence GTGATCCGGTTCGAAAATGTCGGTATGCGCTATGGCATAGGGCCGGAAGTGCTGCGGGATATCAGCTTCTTTCTCGACCAGGGGTCGTTCCATTTCCTCACCGGCCAGTCCGGCGCCGGCAAATCCACCTTGCTCAGTCTGATCTATCTGGCGCGGCGGCCGACCCGCGGCTCGGTTGAAATATTCGGCCGCGACATGGGTAGCGCGCCGCGCGATACCTGGCCGGCCATCCGTCAGCGAATCGGCGTCGTCTACCAGGACTTCCGGCTGATTTCCCACCTCACGGCTTTCGACAATGTGGCCCTGCCGCTGCGTCTGGCCGGGGCTGGCGAGGACCGCATCCGTCGCCACGTGACGGAGTTGCTGGAATGGGTAGGCCTGGAAAACCAGATCGATGCCCTGCCGGCAACCCTGTCCGGCGGTGAGCAGCAGCGCGTCGCCATTGCCCGCGCCGTCATCAATCGCCCTGACCTGCTGGTGGCCGACGAGCCCACCGGCAATGTGGACGATCAGATTGCACTGCGCCTGCTCTATCTGTTCGAGGAAATGAACAAGCTTGGCACCACTATTCTTATAGCCACCCACAATCCCATGTTGCTGCGGCGCTTTCCCCACCCCCGGCTGGCATTGCGCCAGGGCGAACTGACCCTCGCCCAGGCGCCGTCAGATGCCGCGGCGGATGGCGCGGTCGCGCCGGCCAACCCGGAGCCGGGCTGA
- the argH gene encoding argininosuccinate lyase — MAAASKTTASKGRGKRTARSSKTGTHLRGRFATAPSADLEAINASIAFDRRLWAQDIAGSRAHCRMLMDRGIVTARDGKAILKGLDGVAADIEAGRFVFDPALEDIHMNIEARLADRIGEAAGRLHTARSRNDQVATDFRLWVRDALDGFDARLQALQSDLLDQAAAHAATVMPGFTHLQSAQPVTFGHHLLAYVEMFGRDRGRFADARARLNESPLGAAALAGTAFPIDRRQTAKALGFDRPMVNSMDAVSDRDFALEFLAAGAIVAVHLSRLAEEIVLWMSEGFRFVRLSDAWTTGSSIMPQKRNPDAAELVRGKTGRVVGALLSLLTTVKGLPLTYSKDLQEDKEPVFDAADTLALSLAAMAGMVRDMQVDSAAMAAAAGKGHATATDLADWLVREAGLPFRRAHQVVGRLVRMADDAGGTLSDLSLDAMRKVEPAITADVRNVLTVERSLASRRSFGGAAPAEVRRQVQAARKRYL, encoded by the coding sequence ATGGCAGCAGCGTCAAAGACTACCGCCTCCAAAGGGAGAGGAAAGCGCACCGCCCGGTCAAGCAAAACAGGCACACATCTGCGTGGTCGTTTCGCCACCGCTCCGTCGGCTGACCTGGAAGCGATCAACGCCTCCATCGCCTTTGACCGGCGGCTGTGGGCACAGGACATTGCCGGCAGCCGGGCCCACTGCCGCATGTTGATGGATCGCGGCATTGTCACCGCCCGTGACGGTAAGGCCATCCTCAAGGGCCTGGATGGGGTGGCCGCGGACATCGAGGCCGGTCGCTTTGTCTTTGATCCGGCGTTGGAAGACATTCACATGAATATCGAGGCGCGCCTGGCCGACCGCATCGGCGAGGCGGCCGGACGGCTGCACACGGCGCGCTCGCGCAACGACCAGGTGGCGACCGACTTTCGCCTGTGGGTGCGCGACGCGCTGGATGGCTTCGATGCCCGTCTGCAGGCGCTGCAGTCGGACCTGCTGGATCAGGCCGCCGCCCACGCCGCCACGGTGATGCCGGGATTCACCCATCTGCAATCGGCCCAGCCGGTCACCTTCGGTCACCACCTGCTGGCCTATGTGGAGATGTTCGGCCGTGATCGCGGCCGCTTCGCCGATGCTCGCGCGCGCCTCAACGAGTCGCCGCTGGGGGCGGCGGCCCTGGCCGGCACCGCCTTTCCCATTGATCGGCGACAGACGGCGAAGGCGCTGGGTTTTGACCGGCCCATGGTCAATTCCATGGATGCGGTATCAGACCGCGACTTTGCGCTGGAGTTCCTTGCCGCCGGTGCCATCGTGGCGGTGCACCTGTCGCGGCTGGCGGAAGAAATCGTCCTGTGGATGAGCGAGGGTTTCCGTTTTGTCCGCCTGTCCGACGCCTGGACCACCGGCTCCTCCATCATGCCGCAGAAGCGCAATCCCGACGCGGCCGAGCTGGTGCGCGGCAAGACCGGGCGCGTCGTCGGCGCGCTGCTCAGCCTGCTGACCACGGTCAAGGGCCTGCCGCTGACCTATTCCAAGGATCTGCAGGAAGACAAGGAGCCGGTGTTCGACGCCGCCGACACCCTGGCCCTGTCGCTTGCCGCCATGGCCGGCATGGTGCGTGACATGCAGGTTGATTCTGCCGCCATGGCCGCCGCCGCCGGCAAGGGCCACGCCACGGCGACCGATCTGGCTGACTGGCTGGTGCGCGAAGCGGGTCTGCCCTTCCGCCGGGCGCATCAGGTGGTGGGCCGGCTGGTGCGCATGGCCGACGACGCCGGCGGCACGCTCTCTGACCTGTCGCTGGACGCCATGCGGAAGGTCGAGCCGGCGATTACCGCTGACGTGCGGAACGTGCTGACGGTGGAACGGTCACTGGCCAGCCGCCGCAGCTTTGGCGGCGCCGCGCCAGCCGAGGTTCGCCGTCAGGTGCAGGCCGCCCGAAAGAGGTATCTGTAA
- the lysA gene encoding diaminopimelate decarboxylase, with the protein MADGTAHPPVPGFSRRDGRLLAEKVPLATIAEAVGTPFYCYSSAVLEDRYNRFARAFAPLGGRICYALKANSNQAVIATFARLGAGADIVSGGELQRALAAGIPAERIVFAGVGKTRDEMALALRGGIHQFNLESEPELRALAGVAQELGVTAPVVVRINPDVASGTHHKIATGHGDTKFGIPWNRLAALATEIAVTPGLSFMGIAVHIGSQIQDLAPFASAYSRLAELVASLRAAGHTVTRLDLGGGFPASYDPPAEGLSASGRQGADDLPTPEAIAGVARDHLADLGCEITIEPGRALVAEAGCLVTRVLYVKETESKRFAIVDGAMNDLIRPTLYGARHPILVDASAGAPDDTASIVCDVVGPVCETGDYLAEDISLPPHRAGDLLAVMSAGAYGAVMASTYNSRPLVPEVMVHGQAFAVVRPRGRIADLIAAESLPPWLDPGSAGP; encoded by the coding sequence ATGGCTGACGGCACCGCCCACCCGCCGGTGCCGGGCTTTAGCCGCCGCGATGGCCGGCTGCTGGCCGAGAAAGTCCCGCTGGCGACAATCGCCGAGGCGGTAGGAACGCCCTTCTATTGTTACTCCAGCGCGGTCCTGGAAGACCGTTACAACCGTTTTGCCCGGGCCTTTGCGCCGCTCGGCGGCCGCATCTGCTACGCCCTCAAGGCCAACAGCAATCAGGCGGTGATCGCCACTTTCGCCCGCCTCGGCGCCGGTGCCGACATCGTGTCCGGCGGTGAGTTGCAGCGCGCCCTGGCCGCCGGCATACCAGCCGAACGCATAGTCTTTGCCGGGGTTGGCAAGACGCGCGACGAAATGGCTCTGGCACTGCGCGGCGGCATTCACCAGTTCAACCTGGAATCGGAGCCGGAGCTGCGGGCCCTGGCCGGCGTGGCGCAGGAACTGGGGGTCACCGCGCCGGTTGTGGTGCGGATCAACCCCGATGTGGCGAGCGGCACCCACCACAAGATCGCGACCGGCCATGGCGACACCAAGTTCGGGATTCCCTGGAACCGTCTGGCGGCGCTGGCCACAGAGATTGCCGTCACGCCGGGCCTCTCGTTCATGGGGATTGCCGTCCATATCGGCTCGCAGATTCAGGATCTCGCTCCTTTCGCCAGCGCCTATTCCCGCCTGGCAGAGCTGGTGGCCAGCCTGCGCGCGGCTGGCCATACGGTCACCCGGCTCGACCTCGGCGGCGGTTTTCCGGCCTCTTATGATCCGCCGGCCGAGGGCCTCTCCGCCAGCGGCAGGCAAGGCGCGGACGATCTGCCGACGCCTGAGGCCATCGCCGGCGTGGCGCGCGATCATCTGGCCGATCTGGGCTGCGAGATCACCATCGAACCGGGCCGCGCCCTGGTGGCCGAAGCCGGTTGCCTGGTCACCCGCGTCCTCTACGTCAAGGAGACCGAAAGCAAGCGTTTCGCCATTGTGGACGGGGCCATGAACGACCTGATCCGGCCGACTCTCTATGGCGCACGCCACCCCATTCTGGTGGATGCGTCGGCCGGTGCGCCGGACGACACCGCGTCAATCGTCTGTGACGTGGTCGGCCCGGTGTGCGAGACCGGCGACTATCTTGCCGAGGACATTTCCCTGCCGCCGCACCGGGCGGGCGACCTGCTGGCGGTCATGAGCGCCGGCGCCTATGGCGCGGTGATGGCCTCCACCTACAACAGCCGGCCGCTGGTCCCGGAAGTCATGGTCCATGGCCAGGCGTTTGCCGTGGTCCGGCCGCGCGGCCGCATCGCCGATCTCATCGCCGCTGAGTCGCTGCCGCCGTGGCTGGACCCGGGCAGCGCCGGGCCATGA
- a CDS encoding DUF3426 domain-containing protein yields the protein MLREGREDAPGATAGAAADDPVSPGQAGDDSDIDDADFDDDDMADGPLDVDLAATAQRRVNLPALPRRRSRGLAFGWLALALVVLSLVGGAWFGRTWVIATWPAAASLYGAAGVAAPVVGAGLELRDVTATRTGATEATDGEELVITGLIANVSDNVVDVPWLRGSLRGPGGAEVRAWTFRPETGRLLPGETVTFETRTPAPSDEARDLAIIFVLTPS from the coding sequence ATGCTGCGTGAAGGTCGGGAGGATGCGCCGGGAGCCACCGCAGGGGCGGCGGCGGACGATCCCGTATCACCGGGCCAGGCCGGCGATGATTCAGATATCGACGACGCCGACTTTGACGACGATGACATGGCCGACGGGCCGCTCGATGTTGACCTGGCGGCGACAGCGCAGCGGCGGGTTAATCTGCCGGCTTTGCCGCGCCGCCGCTCGCGTGGATTGGCCTTCGGCTGGCTGGCTCTGGCGCTGGTGGTGCTGTCGCTGGTCGGTGGCGCATGGTTCGGCCGAACCTGGGTGATCGCCACCTGGCCTGCCGCCGCCAGCCTCTATGGCGCGGCAGGGGTCGCCGCGCCGGTGGTGGGGGCCGGGCTTGAACTACGCGACGTCACGGCGACGCGGACAGGGGCGACGGAGGCGACGGACGGCGAAGAGTTGGTCATTACCGGCCTGATCGCCAATGTCAGCGATAATGTGGTCGACGTGCCGTGGCTCCGTGGCTCGTTGCGGGGGCCGGGCGGCGCGGAGGTTCGGGCCTGGACGTTCCGGCCCGAGACCGGACGTCTGCTCCCGGGCGAGACCGTGACGTTTGAGACGCGGACTCCGGCGCCCTCGGACGAAGCGCGTGACCTTGCGATCATTTTCGTCCTGACGCCGTCGTAA
- a CDS encoding TIGR02302 family protein, with product MTRHRHPAEPGRPSLRRHPADAAVVADRLLVRIAWARRRAWLALLWEQVWRAAVGPLTASGLFLALALSGVLPRLPLALHGIALLLMAGIFVVTVYGGTRAFRWPTRDTAERRVEKTSGYAHRPLATLTDQPALLPGNPHEQTALWRAHVRRAVAHLGRVRAGLPHPRLAGRDPLALRGLVLLGLAAAVVAVGPAAPERLAEALRPVRAESGAILALDLWITPPDYTATAPLFLDPAGGHVTAPAGSRLAGRVSGPASPPVMTFDGQRLALADSAASGYMVDAPLNGDGSLSLTVPGRDAIVWPIALTPDTPPTVALTAPPEETRRGALRLDYAASDDYGLTSLSATVGRPDTLRPATERLHPPLLIDLPIPVLARSPDGDRLHGAGTLFRDLAEHPWAGLAVRLSLSATDLAGQAGHSPAVDLVLPERAFSHPVAIALVAERRRLLLDDTAVQTVLQALARIGADPAGYAFDHSIFLGLRVAILRLAGEVPDKADDVAAMLWSMALALDGGELAAAEQALRALQEELMRALADNAPPEEIARLTEELRQALDRFLAAQAADLQRRQEEGQSGPPPEALANALDSEDLGALLDRIRDLAAAGAREEAEELLAELQNLLENLETVLEAGEEGPGDPGANALTNMLRELQGLLAEQEDIQESTFSQIRRRAAQLDPDSDARQGIPEEGARLELQRTPRNQRGSLLGDPFDLTPANNPDVIDPGEASALRAAQEDLRRRLGQAMSRFADGGMTIPNELRQAEQAMGRASDALSRSQGQAALQPQSDAIQQLQEGARDVLSRMANQAGEAADSEVQSSQADGRLGRDPLGRDGLGVGAVRTGTVGSLDDAALKRAREILDELRRRAAERSRPTPERDYLERLLRRF from the coding sequence ATGACACGCCACCGTCACCCGGCAGAGCCCGGCCGTCCCTCGCTCAGGCGCCATCCGGCCGATGCGGCGGTGGTGGCGGACCGTCTGCTGGTGCGTATCGCCTGGGCGCGGCGGCGCGCCTGGTTAGCCTTGTTGTGGGAACAGGTCTGGCGCGCGGCGGTCGGCCCGCTGACGGCCAGCGGCCTGTTTCTGGCGCTTGCTTTGTCCGGCGTGTTGCCGCGCCTGCCATTGGCGCTGCATGGCATCGCCCTGCTGCTTATGGCCGGTATCTTTGTGGTCACCGTCTATGGCGGTACACGCGCTTTCCGCTGGCCGACGCGCGATACCGCCGAACGGCGGGTGGAGAAGACAAGCGGCTACGCTCACCGGCCGCTTGCCACACTCACCGACCAGCCGGCCCTGCTGCCCGGCAATCCCCATGAGCAGACCGCCCTTTGGCGGGCGCATGTGCGTCGCGCCGTCGCCCACCTCGGCCGCGTCCGCGCCGGGCTGCCCCACCCGCGCCTGGCCGGTCGCGATCCGCTGGCCCTGCGCGGTCTGGTTCTGCTGGGGCTTGCGGCGGCGGTTGTTGCCGTCGGCCCGGCCGCACCGGAGCGTCTGGCTGAGGCGCTGCGACCGGTGCGCGCCGAAAGCGGTGCTATTCTGGCACTCGATCTGTGGATTACACCGCCGGACTACACGGCGACGGCGCCTCTCTTCCTTGATCCGGCCGGCGGCCATGTCACGGCGCCGGCCGGCAGTCGGCTGGCCGGCCGCGTCAGCGGCCCCGCCTCGCCGCCGGTCATGACCTTCGATGGCCAGCGCCTCGCTCTCGCCGACTCAGCCGCCAGCGGCTATATGGTGGACGCCCCGCTGAATGGCGACGGATCGCTCAGCCTGACCGTGCCCGGCCGCGACGCCATCGTCTGGCCCATTGCCCTCACCCCCGACACGCCACCCACCGTGGCCCTCACCGCACCGCCGGAAGAAACCCGGCGCGGCGCGCTGCGTCTCGACTATGCCGCAAGCGACGACTACGGCCTGACCAGCCTGTCCGCAACTGTCGGTCGGCCCGACACCCTGCGTCCGGCGACGGAGCGGCTTCACCCGCCGCTGCTGATTGATCTGCCGATTCCCGTGCTGGCCCGCTCGCCGGACGGCGACCGTCTGCACGGCGCCGGCACACTGTTCCGCGACCTGGCGGAGCACCCCTGGGCCGGACTGGCGGTTCGACTGTCTCTAAGCGCAACGGACCTGGCCGGCCAGGCTGGCCACAGCCCGGCGGTGGACCTGGTCCTGCCCGAACGCGCCTTCAGCCACCCGGTGGCCATAGCGCTGGTGGCGGAACGTCGTCGCCTGCTGCTGGACGACACTGCCGTGCAGACAGTGCTTCAAGCTCTTGCCCGCATCGGCGCCGATCCCGCCGGCTATGCCTTCGACCACTCGATATTTCTCGGTCTGCGGGTGGCCATTCTGCGCCTGGCCGGCGAGGTTCCCGACAAAGCGGATGATGTCGCCGCCATGCTGTGGAGCATGGCTTTGGCCCTGGACGGCGGTGAGCTGGCAGCGGCGGAACAGGCCCTGCGCGCCCTGCAGGAAGAGCTCATGCGGGCGCTGGCCGACAATGCGCCGCCTGAAGAGATTGCCCGCCTGACCGAAGAGCTGCGCCAGGCTCTTGACCGCTTTCTCGCCGCTCAGGCCGCGGACCTGCAGCGCCGTCAGGAAGAAGGCCAGAGCGGCCCGCCGCCGGAAGCTCTGGCCAACGCTCTGGACAGCGAAGACCTGGGCGCCCTGCTGGACCGCATCCGTGATCTGGCGGCGGCCGGTGCCCGCGAGGAAGCAGAAGAGCTGCTGGCGGAACTGCAAAACCTGCTGGAGAATCTTGAAACTGTTCTGGAAGCCGGTGAAGAAGGGCCGGGCGATCCCGGCGCCAACGCCCTGACCAACATGCTGCGGGAGCTGCAAGGCCTGCTGGCCGAGCAGGAGGACATACAGGAAAGCACCTTCAGCCAGATTCGCCGGCGCGCGGCACAGCTCGATCCCGACTCCGATGCCCGCCAGGGCATTCCGGAGGAAGGTGCACGTCTGGAGCTACAACGCACACCACGCAATCAGCGCGGCAGCCTGCTGGGCGATCCCTTTGACCTGACGCCAGCCAACAATCCCGATGTCATTGACCCTGGCGAGGCCAGCGCCCTGCGCGCCGCGCAGGAAGACCTCCGTCGCCGCCTGGGCCAGGCCATGTCCCGCTTTGCCGATGGCGGCATGACCATTCCCAATGAACTGCGCCAGGCCGAACAGGCCATGGGCCGGGCCAGCGACGCCTTATCGCGCAGTCAGGGTCAGGCCGCGTTGCAGCCACAAAGCGACGCCATTCAGCAACTGCAGGAAGGCGCCCGCGATGTGTTGAGCCGCATGGCCAACCAGGCGGGAGAAGCGGCGGATTCTGAGGTCCAGAGCTCACAGGCCGATGGCCGCCTGGGCCGCGACCCGCTGGGTCGCGACGGGCTTGGCGTCGGCGCCGTACGCACCGGTACCGTCGGTTCCCTGGATGATGCCGCGCTGAAACGCGCCCGCGAAATCCTGGATGAGTTGCGCCGCCGCGCTGCAGAACGCAGCCGCCCGACGCCCGAGCGCGACTATCTGGAGCGCTTGCTGCGCCGCTTCTAG
- a CDS encoding electron transfer flavoprotein subunit alpha/FixB family protein — protein sequence MTVLVLAEHDDGVISRPSRSTITAARAIADAAATTVTVLVPGFRAGDAVAMARRLTGVDRVNRFGDDGAANGSDSGTTGGTAGGTGDSWRLAGPLAALLARESSRYSHVLAPATSLGQDVLPRLAGLLERPMVSDIVQVRGAHRFVRPERSGQMLVPCRTAAVPVIATVRSIAFDPTAELPASSASAPVEAIQPPPPDHRARLISRARPAAARSDLTQARAIVAGGRGFRSADDWALLQGLAEALGAEVGASRTAIDGGLAPLSALVGQSGARVAPELYVAVAISGAVHHVDGMKGSKVVVAINRDPMAPILRQADFALLGDYQDLLPRLVAALQSD from the coding sequence GTGACCGTTCTGGTTCTCGCCGAGCACGACGATGGCGTCATCAGCCGGCCCAGCCGCTCGACGATCACTGCCGCCCGGGCCATCGCCGACGCCGCAGCGACGACGGTGACTGTTCTGGTCCCGGGGTTTCGCGCCGGCGATGCGGTGGCCATGGCGCGCCGTCTGACCGGCGTTGACCGGGTGAACCGCTTTGGCGATGACGGCGCCGCCAACGGCAGCGACAGCGGGACAACCGGCGGAACGGCCGGCGGAACGGGTGACTCCTGGCGGCTGGCCGGCCCGCTGGCGGCCTTGCTGGCACGCGAGAGTTCTCGCTACAGCCATGTGCTGGCGCCGGCCACCAGCCTTGGTCAGGATGTTCTGCCGCGCCTTGCCGGCCTGCTCGAGCGCCCCATGGTCAGCGACATTGTTCAGGTGCGCGGCGCTCACCGCTTCGTCCGGCCGGAGCGGTCCGGCCAGATGCTGGTGCCGTGCCGCACGGCAGCCGTGCCGGTCATTGCCACCGTGCGGTCAATCGCCTTCGATCCGACGGCCGAACTGCCGGCATCATCAGCCAGCGCACCGGTGGAAGCCATTCAACCGCCGCCGCCTGATCACCGCGCCCGTCTCATCTCCCGCGCCCGCCCGGCCGCGGCCAGGAGCGATCTGACCCAGGCCCGCGCCATTGTCGCCGGTGGGCGCGGCTTCCGCTCGGCCGATGACTGGGCCCTGCTGCAGGGTCTGGCCGAAGCTCTGGGCGCCGAGGTCGGCGCCAGCCGCACCGCCATAGACGGCGGTCTGGCGCCATTGTCGGCGCTGGTCGGACAAAGCGGCGCCAGGGTCGCACCGGAGCTGTATGTGGCCGTCGCCATCTCCGGCGCGGTGCATCATGTGGACGGCATGAAGGGCAGCAAAGTGGTGGTCGCCATCAATCGCGATCCCATGGCGCCCATCCTGCGCCAGGCCGACTTCGCCCTGCTCGGCGATTATCAGGACCTCCTGCCGCGGCTGGTGGCGGCCCTGCAATCCGACTAG
- a CDS encoding YdcF family protein: MALNPLKRRARLRRFSRRRRARHARRLALAALAAALVWLAGFFWFAQSLPTADADSDIHTQAIVVLTGGGGRLEAGLDLLAAGAAERLFVSGVYRGVDVVELLQSQRHSPEQVACCITLGYTATDTRGNAVETARWIAAQDLNSLRLVTAHYHMRRSLLEFRRALGDVTVIANPIVPPEMSGRPWWRTWRATRLLAIEYSKFLIASATAILRDLLPASSP; the protein is encoded by the coding sequence ATGGCGCTGAACCCCCTGAAGCGGCGCGCGCGCCTGCGCCGTTTTAGTCGCCGTCGCCGGGCGCGCCATGCCCGACGGTTGGCTCTGGCTGCCCTCGCGGCGGCCCTGGTCTGGCTTGCCGGGTTCTTCTGGTTCGCCCAGTCCCTGCCCACGGCCGATGCCGACAGCGACATTCATACACAAGCCATCGTGGTGCTGACCGGCGGCGGCGGTCGCCTGGAAGCCGGGCTCGACCTCCTGGCGGCCGGCGCGGCCGAGCGGTTGTTTGTATCCGGCGTCTATCGCGGCGTTGACGTGGTCGAGCTACTGCAAAGCCAGCGTCACAGTCCGGAGCAGGTCGCCTGCTGCATCACCCTTGGCTATACCGCGACCGACACGCGCGGCAATGCTGTGGAAACCGCACGCTGGATCGCGGCGCAGGACCTGAACAGCCTGCGCCTGGTCACCGCGCACTATCACATGCGCCGCAGTCTGTTGGAGTTCCGTCGCGCCCTCGGCGACGTGACCGTCATCGCCAATCCCATTGTGCCACCGGAAATGTCCGGTCGGCCGTGGTGGCGGACCTGGCGCGCCACGCGACTGCTGGCGATCGAATACAGCAAGTTTCTGATTGCCAGCGCGACCGCGATCCTGCGCGATCTGCTGCCCGCATCCTCGCCCTAG
- a CDS encoding response regulator, translated as MARILIAEDELPVREFVRRALASDGHEVEAVDDGLAALARLGESDGDFDLLITDIVMPGMDGIALALKLSATRPDLRIILMTGYAPERQRAHNLDALIHSVIAKPFSLRQILDATQDALAA; from the coding sequence ATGGCGCGCATTCTGATTGCCGAGGACGAGCTGCCGGTGCGCGAGTTTGTTCGCCGCGCCCTGGCCAGTGACGGCCATGAGGTGGAGGCGGTGGACGATGGGCTGGCGGCGCTGGCGCGGCTGGGCGAAAGCGATGGTGATTTTGATCTGCTCATCACCGACATCGTCATGCCCGGCATGGACGGCATCGCCCTGGCCCTCAAGCTGAGCGCGACGCGGCCCGACCTCAGGATTATCCTGATGACCGGTTATGCTCCCGAACGTCAGCGCGCCCACAACCTGGATGCGCTGATTCACTCGGTCATCGCCAAGCCGTTCAGCCTGCGGCAGATTCTCGATGCGACGCAGGATGCGCTCGCCGCCTGA
- a CDS encoding 3-hydroxybutyryl-CoA dehydrogenase produces the protein MADTAQVIGQVGVIGAGEMGHGIAHVCALGGHPVLITDSSREVLARASDRIRHNLDRQVAAGRIDAAARDAALRRVTTVPTLKGLADCDLVIEAVIEDEAVKRQVYKELCAHLKPDGLLATNTSSISITRLGAATDRPGQFMGVHFMKPAPVMQLVELIRGIATTDDTFDRVARLIRDLGKTAAVSEDFPAFIVNRILLPMLNEAIYALYEGVGSVEAIDTAMKLGANHPMGPLELADFIGLDTCLAVMQVLYEGLADTKYRPCPLLVKYVDAGWLGKKTGRGFYDYTGDTPVPTR, from the coding sequence ATGGCGGATACGGCACAAGTCATCGGGCAGGTCGGGGTCATCGGCGCCGGCGAGATGGGCCATGGCATCGCCCATGTCTGCGCGCTGGGCGGCCACCCGGTGCTCATCACCGACAGCAGCCGGGAGGTTCTGGCCCGGGCCAGTGATCGCATCCGGCATAATCTGGACCGTCAGGTGGCGGCCGGACGCATTGACGCCGCCGCCCGCGACGCGGCGCTGCGTCGCGTCACCACTGTCCCGACTCTAAAGGGCCTGGCCGACTGCGACCTGGTTATCGAGGCGGTGATCGAGGACGAGGCGGTCAAGCGCCAAGTCTATAAGGAACTGTGCGCCCATCTGAAGCCGGACGGACTGCTGGCCACCAACACCTCGTCCATCTCCATCACCCGGCTGGGCGCGGCCACCGACCGGCCGGGCCAGTTCATGGGCGTGCATTTCATGAAGCCGGCGCCGGTCATGCAACTGGTGGAGCTGATTCGTGGCATCGCCACCACCGACGATACCTTCGACCGTGTCGCCCGACTGATCCGCGACCTGGGCAAGACAGCAGCGGTGTCGGAGGATTTTCCCGCCTTCATCGTCAACCGCATCCTGCTGCCCATGCTCAACGAGGCGATCTACGCCCTCTATGAGGGCGTAGGCAGCGTCGAAGCCATAGACACCGCCATGAAGCTGGGCGCCAACCACCCCATGGGGCCGCTGGAGCTGGCCGACTTCATCGGGCTGGATACCTGCCTCGCCGTCATGCAGGTGCTGTATGAGGGCCTGGCCGACACCAAGTACCGGCCGTGCCCGCTGTTGGTGAAGTATGTGGACGCCGGCTGGCTCGGCAAGAAAACCGGCCGCGGCTTCTATGACTATACCGGCGACACCCCGGTGCCGACACGGTAG
- a CDS encoding TlpA disulfide reductase family protein, with translation MPGKRLRFVALGAAVVAAAGIVVWALWPAAPGTGGQPPIAGHVSTFEPADSVRPAPDIAFLDGAGNAVRLADFKGQVVLLNFWATWCGPCRREMPSLDRLAAAVAEEDITVLALSIDARGLEVIRPFYDERAIANLPIYMDPDSGVYSAFGVWNMPTTVVIDRDGREAGRLIGPAEWDSADALRLLRWYAAKG, from the coding sequence ATGCCCGGGAAACGATTACGGTTTGTTGCTCTTGGTGCGGCCGTGGTGGCCGCCGCCGGTATTGTCGTCTGGGCCCTGTGGCCCGCCGCGCCCGGCACCGGCGGTCAACCACCCATTGCCGGCCATGTTAGCACGTTCGAGCCGGCGGATTCCGTCCGCCCGGCGCCTGATATCGCCTTTCTCGACGGCGCGGGCAATGCGGTCAGGCTGGCGGATTTCAAGGGCCAGGTGGTGCTGCTCAACTTCTGGGCCACGTGGTGCGGGCCGTGCCGCCGTGAGATGCCGTCGCTCGACCGGCTGGCGGCAGCGGTGGCGGAGGAGGACATCACCGTGCTGGCCCTGTCTATTGACGCCCGGGGGCTGGAGGTTATCCGGCCATTCTATGACGAGCGCGCCATCGCCAACCTGCCGATCTATATGGACCCGGACTCCGGGGTCTATTCGGCGTTTGGCGTATGGAATATGCCGACCACCGTGGTGATCGACCGCGACGGTCGCGAGGCCGGCCGCCTGATCGGCCCGGCGGAGTGGGATTCGGCCGACGCCCTCAGGCTGCTGCGCTGGTACGCGGCCAAGGGGTAG